One Besnoitia besnoiti strain Bb-Ger1 chromosome VIII, whole genome shotgun sequence DNA segment encodes these proteins:
- a CDS encoding Sel1 repeat-containing protein (encoded by transcript BESB_085200), with protein sequence MTSKSGYQDQLILLKQNLSELKGVVACSGLRLRRWRSLEKDCEVLGRLIEACLQIDVPQDATVDFASSAEQLVVHLNQIMKLVNKTMQPLETKPRMRSAVTDAARRLRQADVTGFGTGCPQELHDTDGPDSPLTIFAEGAALAPA encoded by the exons ATGACATCTAAAAGCGGATATCAAGATCAGCTGATCCTGCTCAAGCAAAATCTCTCTGAATTAAAGGGGGTTGTCGCTTGCAGCGGACTACGCCTTCGACGATGGCGATCACTGGAAAAAGACTGCGAAGTCCTGGGAAGG CTAATAGAGGCCTGCTTGCAGATCGATGTGCCCCAGGATGCGACCGTAGATTTCGCTTCGTCGGCCGAACAGCTCGTAGTTCATCTGAATCAGATAATGAAGCTCGTCAATAAAACCATGCAGCCGCTGGAAACGAAGCCAAGGATGCGTTCTGCTGTCACTGACGCGGCTCGCAGACTCAGGCAAGCCGACGTCACGGGCTTTGGCACGGGATGCCCTCAGGAATTGCACGACACAGATGGGCCCGACAGTCCTCTCACTATTTTtgcggaaggcgctgcaCTTGCCCCGGCTTAA
- a CDS encoding putative COPI associated protein (encoded by transcript BESB_085240) has translation MYADGSIAGHPTEALVGGQNGYPAIPTSAAHIAEQMESGGARVEETLVRLNCKYQTLFFCAGMAAVSAGCIGALSSLLTLQLACLINSAFLVFFGFVMMLLDVPGAPRWAGRYRAAIRKHFRFLTRLTGKALWLLFLGSMTAVTLWPSSRQSHALLFFTICLSFFVSSVAIVGLLIAVRKSLRLEKVRKAILMSCKGAYIDVYRKYAMTDPQHGMQFEEFNRLCADVTGGRLQFDITDLGIIYNALDDHQKSAINEREFSEWMTGKENLQLCALCIILHARVST, from the exons ATGTACGCAGACGGGTCTATCGCAGGACACCCTACAG AGGCGCTCGTCGGAGGCCAGAATGGCTACCCGGCTATTCCCACGTCAGCGGCCCATATCGCCGAGCAGATGGAGAGCGGCGGTGCGCGTGTCGAGGAGACGCTTGTTCGTCTCAACTGCAAGTACCAGACACTCTTTTTCTGTGCAGGCATggctgccgtctccgccggctgcaTCGGCGCCCTCTCGTCCCTCTTGACTCTCCAGCTCGCCTGCCTCATCAACTCTGCCTTCCTTGT CTTTTTCGGCTTTGTGATGATGCTTCTGGACGTCCCTGGCGCGCCCCGCTGGGCAGGACGCTACCGCGCCGCCATCCGCAAGCACTTCCGCTTCTTGACTCGTCTCACTGGAAAGGCACTGTggctcctcttcctcggaAGCATGACGGCAGTCACGCTATGGCCCTCGAGTCGCCAGTCTCAtgctctcctcttcttcaccaTCTGCCtcagcttcttcgtctcgtcCGTCGCGATTGTTGGTCTGCTCATT GCCGTCCGCAAGTCTCTGCGATTGGAGAAGGTTCGCAAAGCCATTCTTATGAGCTGCAAGGGTGCTTACATCGACGTCTACCGCAAGTACGCGATGACTGATCCTCAGCACGGAATGCAATTCGAAGAGTTCaaccgcctctgcgccgacgTCACTGGCGGTCGCCTCCAGTTCGACATCACCGACTTGGGTATCATCTACAATGCCCTTGACGATCACCAGAAATCCGCCATCAACGAGCGCGAGTTCTCTGAATGGATGACGGGTAAGGAGAATCTGCAGTTGTGTGCGTTGTGCATtattctgcatgcgcgtgtgaGCACCTGA
- a CDS encoding ubiquitin thioesterase otubain-like family protein (encoded by transcript BESB_085230) yields MESANGVEPGTETGSSAGTWAAAQAPTGDFSTASSHESEEGSSVPEWQQEVHSQPLVGGVESLSSLLRDFEGNEALCRKTRAFIREQQRSDAGAHEGQLPTETTERIPSGPEAPGDEERGAGKESDGLWAMRRIRKDGCCFYRAYMYGLFLYFLRRPQLIRGFVARINDDLLPLIQQANGGAETVADFAEETVESLEKLEAPESDVATLDSIFNDMSSSNYIVVFARLLASTHLKLNSEMYLPFVTAYATVEEYCSHEVDPMWVEAEQLQITALTAMTQMPVEIVYFDQSPGDEPTRHIFPQAKEADIHLIYRPGHYDIFFYSPVEKRQSATAQSVVFLPMGSDAFPPRKSLSGCPADG; encoded by the exons ATGGAGTCTGCCAACGGAGTAGAACCCGGCACCGAGACCGGCAGTTCCGCAGGGACTTGGGCCGCGGCTCAAGCTCCAACAGGAGATTTCTCGACTGCGTCTTCTCACGAAAGCGAAGAGGGCAGCTCGGTGCCAGAGTGGCAGCAAGAAGTTCACAGCCAACCGTTGGTGGGCGGAGTGGAGAGCTTGAGCAGTCTGCTCCGCGATTTCGAAGGGAACGAGGCTTTGTGCAGGAAGACCCGTGCTTTCATCAGAGagcagcagagaagcgaTGCCGGCGCACACGAAGGTCAACTGCCAACGGAAACAACTGAGCGCATTCCTTCCGGCCCTGAAGCACCTGGTGacgaagagcgcggcgctggaaAAGAATCTGATGGCCTGTGGGCTATGCGAAGAATACGCAAAGACGGTTGCTGCTTCTATCGTGCGTACATGTACGGCCTCTTCCTCTACTTTCTCCGGCGTCCGCAACTGATAAGGGGGTTTGTCGCGCGTATCAACGACGACCTCCTTCCCCTCATCCAGCAAGCCAA cggggGCGCAGAGACCGTGGCGGACTTCGCTGAAG AGACGGTTGAGAGCCTCGAGAAGTTGGAGGCGCCAGAGTCGGACGTCGCCACGCTCGACAGCATCTTCAATGACATGTCGAGCAGCAACTACATCGTTGTATTTGCGCG GCTACTGGCGTCAACGCACTTGAAGCTAAACAGCGAGATGTATTTGCCTTTCGTTACTGCCTATGCGACAGTAGAAGAGTACTGCTCCCACGAAGTGGATCCGATGTGGGTAGAAgcggagcagctgcagataACCGCTCTAACAGCCATGACGCAGATGCCTGTTGAGATTGTGTATTTCGACCAGTCTCCTGGCGACGAGCCAA CCCGCCATATATttccgcaggcgaaggaggcggatATCCACTTGATATATCGGCCGGGGCATTACGACATTTTTTTCTACTCGCCCGTGGAAAAGCGGCagtccgcgaccgcgcagagTGTCGTCTTCCTTCCCATGGGCAGTGACGCCTTTCCGCCCCGAAAATCTCTGTCAGGGTGCCCAGCTGATGGATGA
- a CDS encoding alveolin domain containing intermediate filament IMC14 (encoded by transcript BESB_085190) encodes MECCGDTCCETREPVAVPVTSLVGLPVAQTRIEEKVTYTTKPMVAEKIIEVPQVEYRDHVVEDRQTVVMEKVIHVPRPEIQERIVEVPRHITREVIVDVPQVQVVEKFVEVPTPVFQEKIVPVARPVIKQKITHVPKPVIQEKIVDVPRVYYKPVTVEKVVEVLDYRIEYKYRDVPVPQKVFRYVPVERVQHAPQVRYVEKIVKKPEIRTHCVPVVQEVPTPPVQVASPRRIPVAAPATPVLVEQLPRQEGCCDAVMEGLFGCFMPPVPIDDDVPNCVSRRQLRLVSPRSPPVNMDVVVMPRNQNRRRKRGLCGDWCSTGVGARVQTPQSYYLSSPATVEEGSVPPAEPVFPPQVVHSPRSVAPAVSQMYPSPAAPMIQTNIGVMPFRQFEKLNNEYALRKGHRLLEPPTLTTQGGFSDSMDRTGSPTVDVEALGIRGFESAVRKTLGSESAESTSLGTPRAQTGSEDDAAALRRRQEELHLRLEHERLHAERLRLARLAEERRVQLLELREQQRLLRLQAERQKLAYDAQQELLKKEQHQLLEELRGQMNQMPVREVMVQTRYGPMKFSEFEKLNNEDAMKSPEGFLVGTQNTVSYSGFMVPPSAHASGLCRHSSASVGYADSNVVFPSQAPFTPAFPVLPAGPMLHTHHACLARSPVYRPAPVVLPPRVVEAGRRPVYLQRSQPVYASRTAPLVTVGPGSVVGVRPSAYKPQNDSLLDDRYKEEVVQLARQAAQNAYQAGLNVYEGVRSLVRGEV; translated from the exons ATGGAGTGCTGCGGCGATACGTGCTGCGAGACTCGGGAGCCTGTGGCGGTCCCCGTGACTTCCCTTGTGGGACTGCCGGTAGCGCAAACTCGAATCGAGGAGAAAGTCACGTATACCACGAAACCGATGGTTGCTGAGAAGATCATCGAGGTGCCGCAGGTCGAGTACCGCGACCATGTCGTGGAAGACCGGCAAACAGTGGTGATGGAGAAGGTCATCCACGTGCCCCGTCCCGAGATTCAGGAGCGCATCGTCGAAGTCCCACGCCACATTACGCGAGAAGTCATTGTTGACGTCCCCCAAGTCCAAGTTGTCGAGAAATTTGTCGAAGTACCTACTCCAGTGTTTCAG GAGAAAATTGTTCCGGTAGCTCGCCCCGTGATCAAGCAGAAGATCACTCATGTGCCCAAACCGGTGATCCAGGAGAAAATTGTCGATGTTCCGCGCGTGTACTACAAACCAGTGACGGTGGAGAAGGTTGTGGAAGTGCTTGATTACCGCATCGAGTACAAATACCGAGATGTTCCTGTTCCTCAGAAGGTTTTCCGATATGTTCCGGTCGAACGTGTTCAGCACGCTCCACAAGTACGCTACGTGGAGAAGATCGTCAAGAAGCCGGAAATTCGCACACACTGTGTACCTGTCGTGCAGGAGGTCCCAACTCCCCCTGTTCAGGTTGCCTCGCCCCGCCGCATTCCTGTTGCCGCTCCTGCCACGCCTGTCCTCGTCGAACAGCTTCCTCGTCAAGAGGGATGCTGCGATGCTGTGATGGAGGGACTCTTTGGGTGTTTCATGCCTCCTGTTCCTATCGACGACGACGTACCCAACTGCGTTAGCAGACGCCAATTGAGGCTGGTGTCTCCTCGAAGCCCCCCGGTCAACATGGACGTCGTTGTTATGCCGAGGAACCAGAACCGCCGGAGGAAACGAGGACTGTGCGGTGATTGGTGTTCCACTGGTGTTGGAGCAAGG GTGCAAACGCCTCAGTCATATTACCTGTCCTCACCAGCGACGGTCGAAGAAGGAAGCGTTCCACCGGCTGAGCCCGTCTTCCCCCCGCAAGTAGTGCATTCGCCTCGCTCGGTGGCACCAGCCGTCTCGCAGATGTacccctcgcccgcggcgccgatgATACAGACAAATATAGGAGTGATGCCTTTCCGGCAGTTTGAAAAATTGAATAATGAATACGCACTTAGAAAAGGGCACCGCCTGCTCGAGCCGCCGACGCTCACCACTCAAGGTGGCTTCTCTGATAGTATGGATCGGACGGGGTCGCCTACCGTGGACGTCGAAGCCTTGGGGATCCGCGGATTTGAGAGTGCAGTCAGAAAAACGCTTGGCAGTGAGAGCGCGGAGTCAACTTCCCTCGGAACTCCACGGGCCCAGACAGGAAGTGAAGACGAcgctgcagctctgcggaggcgacaaGAAGAGCTACATTTGCGGCTGGAGCATGAAAGGCTTCATGCTGAACGTcttcggctcgcgcgccttgccgAAGAAAGACGAGTGCAGCTGCTCGAACTTcgggagcagcagcgactgTTGCGACTGCAGGCCGAGCGTCAGAAGCTGGCATACGATGCGCAGCAGGAGCTGTTGAAAAAGGAACAGCACCAGCTCTTGGAGGAACTCAGAGGACAAATG AATCAAATGCCCGTCAGGGAAGTCATGGTTCAGACGCGATACGGGCCCATGAAGTTCAGCGAATTTGAAAAACTGAACAATGAAGACGCCATGAAAAG CCCTGAAGGATTCCTCGTTGGCACACAGAATACTGTGAGCTATTCTGGGTTTATGGTACCCCCGAGCGCACATGCGAGCGGACTGTGCCGCCACTCATCAGCCTCGGTGGGGTATGCAGACAGCAACGTTGTTTTTCCGTCCCAGGCACCGTTTACTCCGGCCTTCCCCGTGCTGCCAGCAGGGCCCATGCTGCACACTCACCATGCGTGCTTGGCGCGGTCGCCTGTATATCGGCCGGCTCCCGTGGTACTGCCTCCACGAGTAGTAGAAGCTGGTCGGCGGCCAGTGTATCTCCAGAGGTCGCAGCCAGTATATGCCTCGAGGACTGCCCCGCTCGTCACTGTTGGTCCCGGCTCAGTCGTTGGAGTTCGTCCATCCGCGTATAAGCCGCAAAATGACTCTCTTCTTGATGACCGTTATAAAGAAGAAGTTGTGCAACTGGCGCGACAAGCTGCACAGAATGCGTATCAAGCGGGCTTGAATGTGTACGAGGGCGTCCGCAGTTTGGTCCGTGGAGAAGTGTGA
- a CDS encoding Sel1 repeat-containing protein (encoded by transcript BESB_085210) — MCIEGHKYRFGYGVPADVQRAFKLYQEAGSLLDPEALVSAGILLEEGMVDPDIEYDQLAKVLAVSSSGSPQSGSHGEQHLPKRSTFLQLGSEAADERPLHVSAWLDHPAWLPVLKTNCFHIEEKPIGLSNTNDRLKAARCYYEAAARLGHPDALFRLGKMVERGQAGLLADITKAANLYAEAAELGHADAQVAVGYACEHGSCGWQRDYQQAILWYQKATAQGSPTAANNLASMYYHGRGCPQDFEKAAELFKNAAAGGSTNALYNLGVCYEFGHGVTAEDSDRALQLYQKAAHAGHVKAAGALGMLLFRLSVASGKPAGDYAKAAKWLRVAAEQKDADAAFGLGQLFEAGLGTEALAAAHLGYCAFRKDPLHARLCETASEDSPAPLLRALAPLSGQAKSLEWCVTPPPKQ, encoded by the exons ATGTGCATCGAGGGCCATAAATACCGGTTTGGCTACGGTGTGCCTGCCGACGTGCAACGAGCGTTCAAACTTTATCAAGAAGCAGGAAGTCTGCTGGACCCTGAGGCGCTAGTATCCGCAG GAATCTTGCTTGAGGAGGGTATGGTGGACCCAGATATCGAGTACGACCAACTCGCAAAGGTGCTGGCTGTGTCCTCGTCCGGAAGTCCACAGTCGGGAAGCCACGGAGAGCAGCACTTGCCGAAGCGATCAACATTTCTCCAGCTCGGATCGGAGGCTGCTGATGAACGTCCACTGCACGTTTCGGCATGGCTGGATCATCCCGCTTGGCTCCCTGTTCTCAAAACGAATTGTTTTCATATTGAAGAGAAGCCCATCGGGCTGTCGAACACCAATGACA GACTGAAAGCTGCTCGGTGCTACTATGAGGCGGCTGCACGATTAGGCCACCCCGACGCTCTATTCCGCCTTGGAAAAATGGTCGAG AGAGGGCAAGCTGGCCTGCTCGCTGACATAACGAAGGCCGCCAACCTATACGCCGAG GCAGCCGAGCTAGGTCACGCTGATGCGCAAGTG GCGGTAGGCTACGCTTGCGAGCACGGAAGTTGCGGATGGCAACGGGACTACCAGCAG GCTATCCTCTGGTACCAGAAAGCAACAGCACAG GGGAGCCCGACCGCTGCGAACAACTTAGCTTCCATGTATTACCACGGCCGAGGGTGTCCGCAAGATTTCGAAAAAGCCGCCGAGTTGTTCAAAAACGCCGCTGCTGGTGGCAGTACGAATGCCCTTTACAACCTCGGCGTGTGCTACGAGTTCGGCCACGGTGTCACGGCAGAAGACTCTGACCGGGCGCTCCAGCTATATCAGAAAGCAGCGCATGCTGGCCACGTGAAAGCCGCTGGAGCCTTAGGCATGCTGCTTTTTAGACTCAGTGTCGCTTCCGGGAAGCCGGCAGGCGACTATGCGAAAGCAGCAAAGTGGCTCCGCGTGGCGGCAGAGCAGAAGGACGCCGATGCAGCCTTTGGCCTCGGCCAGCTTTTCGAGGCGGGACTCGGTACGGaggctctcgctgctgctcacCTCGGATACTGTGCCTTCCGCAAAGACCCACTACATGCACGACTCTGTGAAACAGCAAGCGAGGATTCGCCTGCACCTCTTTTACGTGCACTCGCGCCGTTGTCTGGACAAGCCAAATCCCTTGAGTGGTGCGTAACTCCTCCACCCAAGCAATAA
- a CDS encoding hypothetical protein (encoded by transcript BESB_085180), translated as MSVPRVERSACYRPAEVADVDEERSQPVGAPDVSQGARHFSPSSGDHAAANAVYSAEAQHGGACVFRGNSAAAPLPLLPSSSSAIPPSSASRPHLTAPVHRFAREADLSQLPLGAVRFRPVKASDYWQLRQLHEELFPFKYEHAFFEFVCRGECFSLAAVVSREDLQRLPRLLGPSMQPRPSAEGEARAREFSASFRPRNSNAAPSSVGAVVTPAATQEHERGLGGVESPLAAYRSPSGPHARASEPTDASPPAFKAPGGVVPDGESTGERSLTHAGDTAPKYPDDVLPHEPAELRCKPSARRQDPREAPDVAREHSSDARDATDNGSRAQASTGGTQERNPHCAEDEPDEFVVGIITVSQRCAHIRAHEMNCLRKWYRWKHECAREASPASSTAVSPADCDEKKPVCCSHAAGLRGRLRSATMRHQGADAAREHGGSEHLRDSCGTGTHPSMRERSDELRDGSGNGSTGEKHLTAFPSEEATSLIFPNLQADESVADLAYILTLGVAEEFRQKGVAQELIQRTLTYFACPCANRLPTQVIFLHVVDYNHAAVHFYEKQKFECLDHTKDFYHIYGALHGAFLYAFNLAALKSRCECAARAPAKCPLRFSSTEAAGEHAHRNVQWGLAGVQNVFRKVGETLVHLWSFPNHAKGVDPADARAGGGILYEDGLRSCPGQQEDGNEHMQRDAGGRARSA; from the coding sequence ATGTCAGTTCCGCGGGTTGAGAGGTCTGCTTGTTACAGACCGGCGGAGGTGGCGGACGTTGATGAGGAGCGAAGCCAGCCCGTCGGCGCCCCCGACGTTTCCCAGGGGGCTCGGCATTTCTCACCCTCTTCAGGCGACCATGCCGCGGCAAATGCCGTCTATAGCGCAGAAGCCCAGCATGGAGGTGCGTGCGTGTTTCGCGGCAACTCAGCCGCCGCTCCGctccctctgcttccttcctcttcgtcagCTATTCCGCCCTCCAGTGCATCTCGGCCCCACTTGACGGCGCCCGTCCACAGGTTTGCAAGGGAGGCAGATCTTTCTCAGCTGCCCCTCGGAGCTGTCCGCTTCCGCCCCGTGAAGGCTTCGGACTATTGGCAGCTTCGGCAGTTGCACGAGGAGCTTTTCCCGTTCAAATACGAGCACGCCTTCTTCGAGTTCGTTTGCAGGGGAGagtgcttctctctcgctgctgtcgtTTCCAGAGAagacctgcagcgcctgccacGGCTCCTGGGGCCGTCcatgcagccgcggccttcggcggagggcgaggcccgcgcacGCGAGTTCTCTGCGAGTTTCCGCCCCCGCAATTCGAACGCAGCGCCTTCATCCGTTGGCGCAGTCGTCACACCAGCGGCAACCCAAGAACACGAACGCGGCCTAGGCGGCGTGGAATCTCCACTTGCGGCGTACAGAAGTCCCTCGGGTCCCCATGCACGCGCCTCGGAACCCACGGACGCCTCCCCTCCGGCCTTCAAGGCCCCTGGCGGGGTCGTACCCGACGGTGAAAGCACCGGCGAGCGGTCGCTgacgcacgcaggcgacacTGCGCCGAAGTACCCGGACGACGTCCTCCCCCACGAGCCGGCGGAGTTGAGGTGCAAGCCTTCCGCGAGACGACAGGATCCACGGGAGGCGCCGGATGTCGCGCGTGAGCATTCATCAGACGCGAGGGACGCGACGGATAACGGAAGTCGCGCACAGGCGTCCACGGGAGGTACCCAGGAGCGGAATCCGCACTGCGCTGAAGATGAGCCCGACGAGTTCGTTGTGGGGATCATCACGGTCTCGCAGCGGTGCGCTCACATTCGAGCTCACGAGATGAACTGCTTGCGGAAGTGGTACAGATGGAAGCACGAGTGTGCGCGTGAAGCTAGCCCTGCCTCAAGCACCGCCGTGTCGCCGGCAGATTGCGACGAGAAAAAGCCCGTTTGTTGCAGCCACGCTGCGGGATTGCGAGGACGGCTTCGATCAGCCACGATGCGGCACCAAGGTGCGGACGCTGCGCGTGAACACGGCGGCTCCGAGCATTTGCGCGATTCGTGCGGCACAGGAACTCATCCCAGTATGCGTGAAAGATCCGACGAACTACGGGACGGCAGCGGAAATGGCAGCACAGGCGAGAAGCATCTGACTGCGTTCCCCTCAGAAGAGGCGACCAGCCTGATTTTCCCGAATTTGCAAGCTGATGAATCTGTAGCAGATCTGGCGTATATCCTAACGTTAGGAGTCGCGGAGGAGTTCCGGCAGAAGGGCGTCGCGCAGGAACTCATTCAACGGACTCTGACCTACTTTGCGTGCCCGTGTGCCAACAGGCTCCCGACGCAAGTGATATTCCTACATGTGGTAGATTACAACCACGCAGCAGTGCATTTCTATGAGAAACAAAAGTTCGAGTGTCTCGATCACACAAAGGACTTCTACCACATCTACGGCGCGCTCCATGGGGCTTTCTTGTATGCATTCAACCTGGCAGCTCTGAAGTCTCGCTGCGAGTGTGCCGCCAGAGCACCGGCGAAGTGCCCTCTGCGGTTTTCCTCCACAGAGGCTGCCGGCGAACACGCCCATCGAAACGTTCAGTGGGGACTGGCTGGCGTGCAAAACGTCTTTCGAAAAGTGGGAGAGACTTTGGTGCACCTGTGGAGCTTCCCTAACCACGCCAAAGGCGTCGACcccgccgacgcccgcgctGGCGGTGGAATCCTGTACGAGGACGGTTTGAGGTCGTGTCCAGGGCAGCAAGAGGATGGCAATGAACACATGCAGCGCGACgctggcggacgcgcgcgatcCGCGTGA
- a CDS encoding hypothetical protein (encoded by transcript BESB_085220), translated as MQPLPTIGCFVGSALFLLSAVSGSHYSTWQAFHANDSDVSRGGGRAGGVQGGGSSGPVNYAGQQFFHPRQQGMYGAHSQGGPAEQPVRAPAAAPSNGGPVVRGYSTAVSRTSPPVPPPPSYRHPPAYSQGSSVYAAPQGAAGYSHVGPSAGAPATGAAYLWTSSRDNVWMLTAAGKAMSSVRQKLGNLSRGLGISVLGDGDPLEIVYGEFVRLVRMIIRLSAFCETGHLTSLLPSTVLGSGTAEALSLRESERQAAKVIAIARPVLQEAAALVELLYSSPTEEAVKKASIAFQEKVSVFRGAANGFRSHLQALRGAVRSRLEDCSPVVQTPRLKNTIQSLWKRTTARANSVIKYTLQVAERLPSIMFANLAALREGITPESRADFRLTDKVLSVSELMDTIQSRASSVRTYNAKLETAINEVVAPGGTTSAAAPPTPSLLGGTLGAGTATGLLLGASTLHGGLTGGSLPGLLPFSSSYGWPGGLGMGTGTAGLGLGAPAAFTLSGGLWDVGGTGRLSVASLGGNASGDPLTGRPAQGLGQTPHEGMLVPSWAPSSPVHPAPASTGLPVSVGAVAAAAESQLPGEEASPSTGDADLWLPPETKTTAASASGTHSTVIMPPAAEAAIPTAMHGLDLSLRRVEEDAGRSTVTETTGRQSPEAGVLESPEASDDDAGEGSPGKPGKSNPSGMARDSLFAFGQRSDTEEDPSDEMN; from the exons ATGCAGCCTCTCCCCACAATCGGCTGCTTCGTTGGCAGCGCTCTGTTTCTTCTGTCGGCAGTCTCGGGCAGTCACTATTCCACATGGCAAGCCTTCCATGCCAATGACTCCGATGTGTCtcgtggaggcggcagggcaGGGGGAGttcaggggggggggtcctCTGGGCCAGTGAATTATGCGGGACAGCAATTCTTTCATCCCCGACAGCAGGGCATGTATGGAGCGCATAGTCAAGGCGGTCCTGCCGAGCAGCCGGTGCGAGCTCCTGCGGCAGCCCCTAGCAACGGAGGCCCTGTCGTCAGGGGTTACTCTACCGCCGTCTCCCGTACCTCCCCACCCGTTCCCCCACCGCCGTCGTATCGCCATCCCCCCGCGTATTCACAAGGCAGTAGTGTCTACGCGGCACCCCAGGGCGCTGCGGGTTACTCGCACGTCGGACCCAGTGCGGGGGCCCCTGCGACAGGAGCAGCGTACCTTTGGACTTCGAGCAGAGATAACGTGTGGATGCTAACAGCAGCAGGCAAAGCAATGAGTTCAGTTCGACAGAAGCTGGGAAATCTTTCTCGTGGCCTCGGGATCAGTGTGCTGGGTGATGGAGATCCCCTTGAAATCGTGTACGGCGAGTTCGTTCGCCTGGTGAGGATGATCATTAGGCTCAGTGCATTCTGTGAAACAGGTCATCTTACGTCTTTGCTACCCAGTACAGTTTTGGGGTCTGGCACAGCGGAGGCACTTAGCTTAAGGGAGTCGGAGCGACAGGCAGCAAAAGTGATTGCCATCGCGAGGCCGGTGCTCCAGGAAGCTGCCGCGCTTGTAGAGCTTCTGTATTCGAGCCCCACCGAGGAAGCTGTGAAGAAGGCCTCCATCGCTTTTCAGGAGAAAGTTAGCGTGTTTCGAGGAGCTGCGAATGGTTTCCGAAGTCATCTGCAGGCGTTGCGAGGGGCCGTGCGCTCCAGGTTGGAAGATTGTTCCCCGGTCGTCCAGACCCCGCGCCTGAAAAACACCATCCAGAGTTTGTGGAAGAGGACCACGGCGCGTGCGAACTCGGTCATCAAGTATACGTTACAAGTCGCTGAGCGCCTGCCAAGCATCATGTTCGCCaacctcgcggcgctgcgtgagGGAATCACCCCGGAAAGCCGAGCAGACTTCCGCTTGACAGATAAAGTCCTCAGCGTGTCTGAATTGATGGACACCATTCAGAGCCGCGCTTCGTCGGTGCGTACATACAACGCAAAACTAGAAACTGCGATTAACGAAGTAGTTGCGCCAGGAGGAACAActagcgccgccgcgccgccgaccccAAGTCTGCTCGGAGGCACTCTGGGTGCCGGCACGGCGACAGGGTTGTTATTAGGAGCTTCGACGCTCCACGGCGGCTTGACGGGCGGTTCTCTGCCTGGACTGCTGCCCTTCAGCAGCTCCTATGGATGGCCGGGTGGCCTTGGAATGGGAACGGGGACTGCAGGGCTGGGACTGGGTGCGCCGGCAGCTTTCACTTTGAGCGGCGGCCTGTGGGATGTTGGCGGGACAGGACGGTTGTCTGTCGCGAGCTTGGGGGGGAATGCCTCCGGCGACCCTCTCACTGGGCGTCCAGCACAGGGCTTGGGACAGACACCACACGAGGGAATGCTGGTCCCCTCCTgggcgccgtcttcgccagTCCATCCGGCACCAGCATCAACAGGGCTCCCAGTCAGCGTTGGCGCTgttgcagcagcagctgagaGTCAGCTTCCGGGAGAagaggcgtcgccgagcACTGGAGACGCAGACTTGTGGTTGCCCCCGGAAACGAAGACTACAGCTGCGTCGGCATCGGGAACCCATTCAACCGTTATCatgccgcctgcggccgaaGCAGCCATTCCCACAGCGATGCATGGCTTAGATTTGTCGCTACGTCGTGTGGAGGAAGACGCTGGGCGATCAACCGTGACAGAGACGACGGGGCGCCAATCGCCAGAAGCAGGTGTACTGGAAAGCCCGGAGgcaagcgacgacgacgcaggagaAGGATCACCGGGCAAACCCGGGAAATCTAATCCTAGTGGCATGGCACGAGACAGCCTGTTTGCATTTGGGCAACGCTCGGATACTGAG GAGGACCCTTCCGACGAAATGAACTGA